In the Peromyscus maniculatus bairdii isolate BWxNUB_F1_BW_parent chromosome 20, HU_Pman_BW_mat_3.1, whole genome shotgun sequence genome, one interval contains:
- the Wnt1 gene encoding proto-oncogene Wnt-1: MGLWALLPSWVSATLLLALTALPAALAANSSGRWWGIVNIASSTNLLTDSKSLQLVLEPSLQLLSRKQRRLIRQNPGILHSVSGGLQSAVRECKWQFRNRRWNCPTAPGPHLFGKIVNRGCRETAFIFAITSAGVTHSVARSCSEGSIESCTCDYRRRGPGGPDWHWGGCSDNIDFGRLFGREFVDSGEKGRDLRFLMNLHNNEAGRTTVFSEMRQECKCHGMSGSCTVRTCWMRLPTLRAVGDVLRDRFDGASRVLYGNRGNNRASRAELLRLEPEDPAHKPPSPHDLVYFEKSPNFCTYSGRLGTAGTAGRACNSSSPALDGCELLCCGRGHRTRTQRVTERCNCTFHWCCHVSCRNCTHTRVLHECL; this comes from the exons ATGGGGCTCTGGGCGCTGCTGCCCAGCTGGGTTTCTGCTACGTTGCTACTGGCACTGACCGCCCTGCCCGCAGCCCTGGCCGCCAACAGCAGTGGCCGATGGTG GGGCATCGTGAACATAGCCTCCTCCACCAACCTGCTGACGGATTCCAAGAGTCTGCAGCTGGTGCTAGAGCCCAGTCTGCAGCTACTGAGCCGCAAGCAGCGGCGACTGATCCGCCAGAACCCGGGGATCCTGCACAGCGTGAGTGGAGGGCTGCAGAGCGCAGTGCGGGAGTGCAAGTGGCAGTTCCGGAACCGCCGCTGGAACTGCCCCACGGCTCCCGGGCCCCACCTCTTCGGCAAGATCGTCAACCGAG GCTGCCGGGAAACAGCATTTATCTTCGCAATCACCTCCGCCGGGGTCACACATTCGGTGGCGCGCTCCTGCTCCGAGGGTTCCATTGAGTCTTGCACCTGTGACTACCGGCGGCGCGGCCCTGGGGGCCCCGACTGGCACTGGGGGGGCTGCAGCGACAACATCGATTTCGGCCGCCTCTTCGGGCGAGAATTCGTGGACTCTGGGGAGAAGGGGCGGGACCTGCGCTTCCTCATGAACCTTCACAACAACGAGGCAGGGCGCACG accGTGTTCTCCGAGATGCGCCAGGAGTGCAAATGCCACGGGATGTCTGGCTCCTGCACGGTGCGCACGTGTTGGATGCGGCTGCCCACGCTGCGCGCCGTGGGCGACGTGCTGCGCGACCGCTTCGACGGCGCCTCCCGCGTCCTCTACGGCAACCGGGGCAACAACCGCGCTTCGCGGGCGGAGCTGCTGCGCCTGGAGCCCGAAGACCCGGCCCACAAGCCGCCCTCCCCCCACGACCTCGTCTACTTCGAGAAGTCGCCCAACTTCTGCACCTACAGCGGACGCCTGGGCACAGCCGGCACAGCCGGGCGTGCTTGCAACAGCTCGTCTCCCGCTCTGGACGGCTGCGAGCTGCTGTGCTGCGGCCGGGGCCACCGCACGCGCACGCAGCGCGTCACGGAGCGTTGCAACTGCACCTTCCACTGGTGCTGCCACGTCAGCTGCCGCAACTGCACGCACACGCGCGTGCTGCACGAGTGTCTGTGA
- the Ddn gene encoding dendrin, translating to MLDGPLFSEGPDSPRDLQDEESGSCLWVQKSKLLVIEVKTISCHYSRRAPSRQSMDIQASYWARGPQSRTCRLRPGSPEPPPRRPWATRVLQEATNWRAGPLAEVRAREQEKRKAASQEREAKETERKRRKAGGARRSPLGQPRPEPRNALRAAQPTGFPVFSRPERFGPVGRAPRPSALPQSDPGVAWAGPWGGRRPGPPSYEAHLLLRGAAGTTPRRRWDRPPPYVAPPSYEGPHRTLGTKRGPELSRAPTSSAPVPATTRTEAGRTKKRLDPRIYRDVLGAWGLRQGRGLLGGAPGCAAARARPESCSGPIEKSSGLAAAGLNSGGNDGHPQAKATGSSGTEAAPAGSTIRTPPCPAPRSRQHLKGSREGKERSEYIWLPKSWLSSPKKPPVRHSQTLPRPWAPGGTGWRESLGQREGTEHEPLDVWKATRRAHTLPRSSRGPSRREGIFVIDATCVVIKSQYVPTPRTQQVQLLPSGEPCIVSDSPRRQPQPCHEEGEGVTANPSACQKLPVSSRILNQPGGGRECEAEGGEQGDSSLEDRASRVLGFPGGGEANLRDAPTQPGSPEHPALGPAAPGCAGSGKSSEAAGVLRRTGGGWPRTPGPYAGALREAVSRIRRHTAPDSDSDEAEELSVHSGSSDGSDTDAPGASWRNERTLPAGGNTRPGEGGKTAAERSDRIRETPDVIGHTEEGLFGGDTRKTPPQGKRERE from the exons atgCTGGATGGCCCGTTATTCTCCGAGGGGCCCGACAGCCCCCGGGATCTCCAGGATGAGGAGTCGGGCAGCTGCCTCTGGGTGCAGAAGTCCAAGCTGTTGGTGATTGAAGTCAAGACTATTTCCTGTCATTATAGCCGTCGCGCTCCTTCTCGACAGTCCATGGACATCCAGGCCAGCTACTGGGCCCGTGGGCCCCAGAGCCGCAC GTGTAGGCTGCGCCCGGGATCCCCGGAGCCGCCACCCCGCCGACCCTGGGCCACCAGGGTGCTGCAGGAGGCGACCAACTGGCGGGCGGGGCCCCTCGCCGAGGTCCGAGCCCGGgaacaagagaaaaggaaggcgGCGTCGCAGGAGCGGGAGGCCAAGGAGACCGAGAGAAAAAGGCGCAAGGCTGGCGGGGCCCGACGGAGTCCCCTAGGTCAGCCCCGCCCAGAGCCCCGGAACGCCCTTCGGGCGGCCCAACCAACCGGGTTCCCAGTTTTCTCCAGACCTGAGCGCTTCGGGCCGGTGGGGCGAGCGCCCCGTCCATCCGCGCTCCCGCAGAGTGACCCAGGGGTGGCGTGGGCGGGGCCATGGGGAGGTAGGAGACCAGGGCCCCCTAGCTACGAGGCTCACCTGCTGCTGAGAGGCGCTGCAGGCACAACCCCAAGACGCCGCTGGGACCGGCCGCCACCCTATGTGGCTCCACCTTCTTACGAAGGCCCCCATAGGACCCTGGGGACTAAGCGAGGCCCGGAGCTCTCCCGGGCGCCCACTTCGTCAGCCCCAGttccagccaccaccaggacagaGGCAGGGCGCACGAAGAAGAGGCTGGATCCTCGAATCTACCGGGATGTTCTAGGGGCTTGGGGTCTCAGACAGGGACGGGGACTCTTAGGAGGAGCTCCAGGCTGTGCAGCGGCCAGAGCCAGGCCAGAGTCCTGCTCAGGGCCGATAGAGAAAAGCTCGGGCCTAGCTGCTGCTGGCCTGAACAGTGGTGGCAACGACGGCCATCCCCAAGCCAAAGCTACTGGCAGTTCAGGCACCGAGGCAGCTCCCGCTGGGTCTACGATCCGCACTCCCCCATGTCCGGCTCCCAGGTCCAGGCAGCACCTCAAGGGctcaagggaagggaaagaaagaagtgaataTATTTGGCTTCCCAAGTCTTGGCTTTCCTCCCCTAAAAAGCCTCCAGTTAGACACAGCCAGACTCTCCCCAGACCCTGGGCTCCTGGAGGCACCGGGTGGAGAGAGTCCCTGGGTCAAAGAGAGGGGACAGAGCATGAACCCCTGGACGTCTGGAAGGCGACCCGCCGCGCCCACACCCTGCCCCGCAGTTCCCGAGGCCCCTCTCGTAGAGAAGGCATCTTTGTCATTGACGCCACGTGCGTGGTGATCAAGTCCCAGTATGTTCCGACCCCTCGCACCCAGCAGGTGCAGCTCTTGCCCTCTGGGGAGCCGTGCATTGTGAGCGACAGCCCCAGGCGACAACCCCAGCCCTGCCACGAGGAGGGTGAGGGGGTCACGGCCAATCCCTCAGCTTGCCAGAAGCTGCCGGTGAGCAGTCGTATCTTAAACCAGCCGGGCGGGGGGCGCGAGTgcgaggctgagggaggagagcagggggATTCTTCCCTGGAGGACCGCGCCTCCCGCGTTTTAGGGTTCCCTGGCGGCGGCGAAGCGAACCTACGAGACGCCCCCACGCAGCCAGGTAGCCCTGAGCACCCGGCCTTAGGCCCAGCGGCTCCGGGCTGCGCGGGCAGCGGGAAGAGCTCGGAAGCGGCTGGGGTCCTGCGGCGCACGGGCGGGGGCTGGCCGCGGACTCCAGGACCCTACGCCGGGGCGTTGCGGGAAGCCGTGTCCCGCATCCGCCGCCACACCGCCCCGGATTCGGACTCGGACGAAGCCGAGGAGCTCAGCGTCCATAGTGGCTCCTCTGATGGAAGCGACACGGACGCCCCAGGCGCCTCCTGGCGGAATGAGAGGACCCTGCCTGCGGGTGGAAACACCCGGCCCGGGGAAGGCGGGAAGACCGCCGCCGAGCGGAGCGACCGTATCCGGGAGACTCCAGATGTCATCGGTCACACCGAGGAAGGCCTCTTCGGAGGGGACACCAGGAAAACGCCGCCCCAGGGAAAGCGAGAGCGAGAGTGA
- the Prkag1 gene encoding 5'-AMP-activated protein kinase subunit gamma-1, whose translation MESVALESSPAPENEHSQETLESNNGVYTSFMKSHRCYDLIPTSSKLVVFDTSLQVKKAFFALVTNGVRAAPLWDSKKQSFVGMLTITDFINILHRYYKSALVQIYELEEHKIETWREVYLQDSFKPLVCISPNASLFDAVSSLIRNKIHRLPVIDPESGNTLYILTHKRILKFLKLFITEFPKPEFMSKSLEELQIGTYANIAMVRTTTPVYVALGIFVQHRVSALPVVDEKGRVVDIYSKFDVINLAAEKTYNNLDVSVTKALQHRSHYFEGVLKCYLHETLETIINRLVEAEVHRLVVVDENDVVKGIVSLSDILQALVLTGGEKKP comes from the exons AGACCCTGGAATCGAACAACGGCGTGTACACTTCCTTCATGAAGTCTCACCGCTGCTACGACCTGATCCCCACAAGTTCCAAGTTGGTTGTGTTCGATACTTCCCTGCAG GTGAAGAAGGCCTTCTTTGCCCTGGTGACTAACGGTGTTCGAGCTGCCCCCCTGTGGGATAGTAAGAAGCAGAGTTTTGTGG GAATGCTGACCATCACTGACTTCATCAATATCCTGCACCGATACTATAAGTCAGCCTTG gTACAGATCTATGAGCTGGAAGAACACAAGATAGAAACTTGGAGAG AGGTGTACCTCCAGGACTCCTTCAAGCCACTCGTCTGCATTTCTCCAAATGccag CTTGTTTGACGCTGTGTCTTCATTAATTCGAAATAAGATCCACAGACTTCCGGTTATTGACCCAGAGTCAGGCAACACCCTGTACATCCTTACTCACAAGCGCATCCTCAAGTTCCTCAAGTTGTTT ATCACTGAGTTCCCCAAGCCCGAGTTCATGTCTAAGTCTCTGGAAGAGCTACAGATCGGCACCTATGCCAACATCGCTATGGTGCGCACGACCACGCCCGTCTACGTGGCGCTGGGCATCTTCGTTCAACACCGAGTCTCCGCCTTGCCTGTGGTGGATGAGAAAG gGCGTGTTGTGGACATCTACTCCAAGTTTGATGTGATT aaTCTGGCAGCAGAAAAGACCTACAACAACCTAGACGTGTCCGTGACAAAAGCCCTCCAACATCGGTCCCACTACTTTGAGGGTGTTCTCAAGTGCTACCTACACGAGACCCTGGAAACCATCATTAACAGGCTGGTGGAAGCGGAG GTTCACCgtctggtggtggtggatgaGAATGATGTGGTCAAGGGCATTGTGTCGCTGTCGGACATCCTGCAGGCTCTGGTGCTCACAGGGGGAGAGAAGAAACCCTGA